One genomic window of Fusarium keratoplasticum isolate Fu6.1 chromosome 3, whole genome shotgun sequence includes the following:
- a CDS encoding Protein kinase domain-containing protein: protein MDSMASNNPQQAEPITFDNIQKCFVNRFGEEGDDTDQNIYDSFVPREAILSLTESDRVRLTLDNALNRPQDVQKLTQYVVSSAGRVFLTLIYSDAIEYIRDLQKAGFTDNDLPVYTKPSRDHSRVLIHRWRVNDTSPYADKKHLPCFLNWSGAKLEFFFHNQWIFLAPVFSQNKLAHVFYQKSRLPYVPTQGSDTSSNAGYFGMISKRGLHNEHHEYQSLSKDQETDQETERHIQVAVKTLTIQGSEATDVDKFYTKERVTLEEMRNLNHSHLIKAVAAYRKGDSRCFVFPWAQEGSLWDFWQKHSASLNKDLVSWAIGQMVGLSEGLKLLHQEHIRHGDLKPNNILCFVSGNERTLVLADVGLAKYHPDYTRDRTKATTTRHGSRIYEPPEMSPDREKIAVSRKYDVWSLGCVFLEFTIWLLYGRSGLASFRGTLFQEHKDDGFWKNDPFQKPQIHQVVRDWIDKILTDDLKGHSALRDMVRLIFERLLVPEVDERTTTMDLLPELKKIQSQCSENHQYLFNPELEKLAKLMSASDVKAEKTMPHPSKEYVSRTSLLYDQWSNITDSESVRTLISLLDWPSLRPTTDTSRLCDSCAALDFELLTLDLHRRIEELESGPDDCSLCHLLFRCLSRVKPKPEGPVKLFRDDTSHTFRVIPSATPVISIYSDPLSGGNAPSYTQLGLPVLPDSASPQQFKLINEWIHLCDTSHNCASAQEQEGHIDSMPTRVIFVGTVENPCLRLIETRNNTWDKYIALSHCWGNLKNVQRFITSASNFDSRKDEIPLDEMPKTFQDAVRVTRALGVAYLWIDSLCIIQEDEEDWEVESAKMQEVFSSAYCTIAASSARSSLDGFLGDRTPRSCATIHTSQGPVLYLAEAIDDFRGHVEQSVLNSRGWVLQERALSRRTIHFTSTQTYWECGHGIYCETLAQLRNPHSQFLGDPSFPNLALQYYKDERIRLVHHLYRVYCALELTNPTDRSKAILGLQKRLSQTFKSRADYGVIWGYFERTLLWQAKTPNSLSRIPYGDRRAVPSWSWMACSGDIQYMDIPFRQVSWTGNPTNPIDSVSEGAEWDGQLAAEASQLLIGGDDLLGRAVIDCNTFTFDSTAWRCIVVGKSKLADENGDVVRYVMLVRPLGGLAQVYERVGVGRLLGTHISRETTSVYLR from the exons ATGGATTCAATGGCATCTAACAACCCCCAACAAGCAGAGCCCATCACTTTCGACAACATCCAAAAATGTTTTGTGAACCGATTCGGggaggagggtgatgatACCGACCAGAACATCTATGACTCTTTTGTACCCCGAGAGGCTATTTTGTCATTGACTGAGAGTGACCGGGTGAGACTCACATTGGATAACGCGCTAAATAGACCTCAAGACGTTCAGAAATTGACCCAGTACGTCGTGAGCAGCGCTGGGCGAGTGTTCCTAACCCTTATTTACTCCGACGCTATCGAGTACATCCGGGACCTTCAAAAAGCCGGCTTCACCGACAACGACCTTCCAGTGTACACGAAGCCGTCCCGAGATCACTCCAGGGTATTAATTCACAGGTGGCGCGTCAACGACACTTCGCCGTACGCAGACAAGAAACACCTGCCCTGCTTCCTGAACTGGTCTGGAGCCAAACTTGAGTTCTTCTTTCACAACCAATGGATTTTCCTCGCCCCAGTTTTCTCGCAGAACAAGCTCGCCCATGTGTTTTATCAGAAGTCTCGGCTCCCTTACGTGCCCACACAGGGCTCTGATACCTCCTCGAACGCGGGGTACTTTGGGATGATCAGCAAGCGCGGCCTCCACAATGAACATCATGAGTATCAGAGTCTGTCTAAA GACCAAGAGACGGACCAAGAGACTGAGCGACATATCCAAGTTGCTGTGAAGACGTTGACCATCCAAGGCTCGGAGGCCACTGATGTCGACAAGTTCTACACCAAAGAACGGGTCACGCTTGAGGAGATGAGGAATCTGAATCATTCCCATCTGATCAAAGCGGTTGCCGCATACAGAAAGGGAGATTCTAGGTGCTTCGTGTTCCCGTGGGCACAGGAGGGCAGTCTTTGGGACTTTTGGCAAAAACACTCAGCCAGTCTTAATAAAGACCTTGTCTCTTGGGCTATTGGGCAGATGGTGGGCCTCTCTGAAGGCCTCAAGCTGCTACATCAGGAGCACATTCGCCATGGCGACCTCAAGCCAAACAACATACTTTGCTTCGTTTCCGGCAATGAGAGGACTCTGGTGCTTGCCGACGTTGGTCTCGCAAAATATCACCCTGACTATACCCGAGACCGGACCAAAGCTACGACCACTCGACACGGAAGCAGGATCTATGAGCCGCCAGAAATGTCTCCTGACCGAGAGAAGATTGCGGTCTCACGGAAGTATGACGTGTGGAGCCTAGGATGCGTCTTCCTGGAGTTCACCATTTGGTTGCTCTATGGTCGAAGCGGCCTTGCCTCGTTCAGGGGCACACTCTTCCAAGAGCACAAGGACGACGGATTCTGGAAGAACGACCCTTTTCAAAAGCCTCAAATACACCAAGTTGTTAGGGATTGGATCGACAAGATACTGACCGATGACCTCAAAGGTCATTCAGCGCTCCGGGATATGGTCAGATTGATCTTCGAACGGCTTCTCGTCCCGGAGGTAGATGAACGCACGACTACCATGGACTTGTTGCCTGAACTCAAAAAGATCCAGAGTCAATGCTCAGAGAACCATCAATACCTGTTCAATCCTGAGCTTGAGAAACTGGCGAAGCTCATGAGCGCGTCGGACGTCAAGGCAGAGAAAACTATGCCACATCCTTCCAAAGAA TACGTAAGT CGCACGAGTTTGCTTTATGACCAGTGGAGCAACATAACAGATAGCGAAAGTGTGCGCACCCTCATCTCGCTTCTCGATTGGCCTTCCTTACGCCCAACGACTGATACGTCGAGACTTTGCGATTCCTGCGCCGCGCTGGACTTTGAACTCCTTACCTTGGACTTACATCGCAGGATTGAAGAGTTGGAGAGCGGCCCGGACGATTGCTCGCTCTGTCACCTCTTGTTCCGCTGTCTTTCAAGagtcaagcccaagcctgaAGGGCCAGTGAAGCTGTTCCGAGACGATACCTCACATACATTTCGAGTCATTCCGAGTGCGACTCCCGTTATTTCCATATACTCCGACCCGC TCTCTGGCGGCAATGCTCCATCATACACCCAGCTCGGCCTACCGGTTCTTCCCGACAGCGCTAGCCCACAGCAATTCAAGCTTATCAATGAATGGATACATTTGTGCGATACGTCTCACAACTGCGCCTCTGCTCAGGAACAGGAGGGGCACATTGACAGCATGCCTACAAGAGTCATATTTGTCGGTACAGTTGAGAACCCTTGCCTCCGACTTATAGAGACTAGAAACAATACCTGGGACAAGTATATTGCTTTGAGCCACTGTTGGGGAAATCTCAAAAACGTGCAAAGATTCATTACATCTGCTAGTAACTTTGACAGTCGCAAGGACGAAATTCCGCTCGATGAAATGCCAAAAACCTTTCAAGATGCAGTGAGAGTCACTCGTGCGCTTGGTGTTGCGTATCTCTGGATCGACTCCCTCTGTATTAttcaagaagatgaagaagactgGGAGGTCGAGTCTGCCAAGATGCAAGAGGTTTTCAGCTCTGCATATTGCACCATCGCTGCAAGTTCCGCTCGGTCCTCGTTGGATGGGTTTCTCGGGGACAGAACCCCAAGGTCGTGCGCCACTATCCATACTTCTCAGGGGCCCGTATTATATCTGGCCGAGGCAATCGACGATTTCCGGGGGCATGTCGAGCAGAGCGTTCTGAATAGTCGTGGTTGGGTGCTACAGGAAAGAGCGCTTTCTCGACGCACCATACATTTCACATCGACCCAAACCTATTGGGAATGTGGGCATGGTATCTACTGCGAGACCCTAGCTCAGCTACGGAA TCCACACTCGCAGTTTCTCGGCGACCCTAGTTTCCCAAATCTCGCGCTACAGTACTATAAGGACGAGCGGATTCGACTTGTGCATCACTTATATCGGGTCTACTGTGCGCTTGAACTCACAAATCCCACCGACCGATCCAAGGCGATTCTAGGTCTACAGAAACGGCTCTCCCAGACCTTCAAGTCTCGGGCAGATTACGGGGTGATCTGGGGCTACTTTGAGAGGACCCTTCTTTGGCAAGCTAAGACGCCGAATAGCTTGTCCCGTATACCTTACGGAGACAGGAGGGCTGTTCCCTCTTGGTCCTGGATGGCGTGTTCAGGGGATATCCAGTACATGGATATTCCCTTCCGCCAAGTCAGCTGGACGGGAAACCCTACGAACCCTATTGACAGCGTATCGGAAGGTGCGGAATGGGACGGGCAGCTGGCCGCTGAAGCAAGCCAACTCTTGATTGGTGGAGACGATCTCCTGGGCAGAGCCGTCATTGACTGCAACACGTTCACGTTTGACTCGACCGCTTGGCGATGTATTGTGGTTGGCAAGAGTAAACTAGCAGACGAGAATGGCGACGTCGTTCGTTATGTGATGTTAGTCCGACCATTGGGAGGATTGGCTCAGGTCTATGAAAGGGTTGGAGTTGGTAGACTTCTGGGCACACATATCTCGAGGGAAACCACAAGTGTGTATCTCAGGTAG